A single window of Scylla paramamosain isolate STU-SP2022 chromosome 41, ASM3559412v1, whole genome shotgun sequence DNA harbors:
- the LOC135093120 gene encoding uncharacterized protein LOC135093120 encodes MYKFFLTMVFMECLLPGVFAICEPNCKGKAPGDQVADPKNCTKYYICMVGEIPSHTSLPCQPGNIFDPIQEECSPGNTCTALCVPPDCHLTCTEEVDLISDPSDCGTYRMCLAGVVVGEPQHCHSDTPYFNGKFCGTDASQCCSELCTPYCYKNVIQAPDPQDCKAFYICLEEGEPSQDNHFYCPNDEIFDISLGRCTPDAQCRLLCDDSTSGPTVTPYTTSSTAPDGIITSTPGGCKDSLTCIDAGFFAQCTTCQPGYFQCKGVGQQGILHSCPDGKVFNTNDNAPFCISPENCPFFP; translated from the coding sequence GAGTGTCTTCTCCCTGGGGTGTTCGCAATCTGTGAGCCCAACTGCAAAGGGAAGGCCCCTGGTGACCAAGTGGCAGACCCCAAGAACTGCACCAAGTACTACATCTGCATGGTCGGTGAGATTCCCTCCCACACTTCTCTCCCGTGCCAACCTGGTAACATTTTTGATCCAATTCAAGAAGAGTGCTCACCTGGGAACACATGCACGGCACTCTGTGTTCCCCCTGACTGCCACCTGACCTGTACTGAGGAAGTGGACCTCATCTCTGACCCCAGTGACTGTGGCACATACAGGATGTGTTTGGCAGGTGTCGTAGTTGGGGAGCCACAGCACTGTCACTCAGACACGCCGTATTTTAACGGGAAATTCTGTGGGACTGATGCAAGCCAATGTTGCAGTGAGTTGTGCACGCCGTACTGCTACAAGAATGTAATCCAGGCGCCAGACCCTCAAGACTGTAAGGCGTTTTACATCTGCCTGGAGGAGGGCGAGCCCAGCCAGGACAACCACTTCTATTGCCCGAATGATGAGATCTTTGATATCAGTTTGGGCCGATGTACTCCCGACGCACAGTGCAGGCTACTGTGTGACGACAGCACATCTGGCCCTACAGTTACTCCCTACACCACCTCATCCACCGCTCCTGACGGCATCATCACAAGTACTCCAGGTGGATGTAAAGACTCCCTGACTTGTATCGATGCTGGCTTTTTCGCCCAATGCACCACGTGTCAGCCAGGTTACTTCCAGTGTAAAGGTGTGGGCCAGCAGGGTATCCTTCACTCGTGTCCTGACGGTAAAGTCTTCAATACTAATGACAACGCCCCTTTCTGCATCTCCCCTGAAAACTGTCCCTTCtttccataa
- the LOC135093125 gene encoding probable cyclin-dependent serine/threonine-protein kinase DDB_G0292550, producing MRFLVSFVALLCVVGAAVALYVPNAQDLHTFDTIAGITSDNNRDSSSSTGSSSSSGSGNSNSGGSGNSNNNNNSNNNGNIGDNNNNNNNGNNRNNGNNGNNGNNGNNGNNGNNGNNDNNGNNGNNGNNGNNGNNGNNGNNGNNGNNGNNGNNGNNGLRDNNGNNGNNGNNGNNGNNGNNGNNGNNGNNGNNGNNGNNGNNGNNGNNGNNGNNGNNGNNGNNGNNGNNGNRDNNGNNGNNGNNGNNGNNGNNGNNGNNGNNGNNGNNGNNGNNGNNGNNGNNGNNGNNGNNGKNGNNGNNGNNGLRDNNGNNGNNGNNGNNGNNGNNGNNGNNGNNGNNGNNGNNGNNGNRDNNGNNGNNGNNGNNGNNGNNGNNGNNGNNGNNGNNGKNGNNGNNGNNGNNGNNGNNGNRDNNGNNGNNGNNGNNGNNGNNGNNGNNGNNGNNGNNGNNGNNGNRDNNGNNGNNGNNGNNGNNGNNGNNGNNGNNGNNGNNGNNGNNGNRDNNGNNGNNGNNGNNGNNGNNGNNGNNGNNGNNGNNGNNGNRDNNGNNGNNGNNGNNGNNGNNGNNSNNGNNGNNGNNGNRDNNGNNGNNGNNGNNGNNGNNGNNGNNGNNGINGNNGNNGNNGNNGNNGNNGNNGNNGNNGNNGNNGNNGNNGNNGNNGNNGNRDNNGNNGNNGNNGNNGNNGNNGNNGNNGNNGNNGNRDNNGNNGNNGNNGNNGNNGNNGNNGNNGNNGNNGNNGNRDNNGNNGNNGNNGNNGNNGNNGNNGNNGNNGNNGNNGNNGNNGNNGNNGNSGNRDNNGNNGNNGNNGNNGNNGNNGNNGNNGNNGNNGNNGNRDNNGNNGNNGNNGNNGNNGNNGNNGNNGNNGNNGNNGNNGNRDNNGNNGNNGNNGNNGNNGNNGNNGNNGNNGNNGNNGNNGNNGK from the exons ATGAG GTTCTTGGTCTCCTTCGTGGCTCTGTTGTGCGTGGTGGGAGCAGCAGTTGCTCTCTACGTGCCCAATGCCCAAGATCTGCACACCTTTGACACCATTGCTGG TATCACCAGCGACAACAACcgcgacagcagcagcagcaccggtagtagcagcagcagcggcagtggcaacagcaacagcggtGGCAGTggaaatagcaacaacaacaacaatagtaataacaacggCAATATTggcgacaacaacaataataataacaacggcAATAACCGCAACAACGGTAATAATGGCAATAACGGTAATAACGGCAACAACGGTAATAATGGCAACAACggtaacaacgataataatggAAACAACGGTAACAACGGTAATAATGGCAACAACGGTAATAACGGCAACAACGGTAATAATGGCAACAATGGTAATAACGGCAACAATGGCAACAACGGTAATAACGGCCTAAGAGATAATAATGGAAACAACGGTAACAACGGTAATAATGGCAACAACGGTAATAACGGCAACAATGGCAACAACGGTAATAACGGCAACAACGGTAATAATGGCAACAACGGTAATAACGGCAACAATGGCAACAACGGTAATAATGGCAACAACGGTAATAATGGCAACAACGGTAATAACGGCAACAATGGCAACAACGGTAATAATGGCAACAGAGATAATAATGGCAACAACGGTAATAATGGCAACAACGGTAATAACggcaataatggtaataacgGCAACAATGGCAACAACGGTAATAACGGCAACAACGGTAATAATGGCAACAACGGTAATAATGGCAACAATGGCAACAACGGTAATAATGGCAACAACGGTAATAATGGCAACAATGGTAAAAACGGCAACAATGGCAACAACGGTAATAACGGCCTAAGAGATAATAATGGAAACAACGGTAACAACGGTAATAACGGCAACAATGGCAACAACGGTAATAACGGCAACAACGGTAATAATGGCAACAACGGTAATAACGGCAACAATGGCAACAACGGTAATAATGGCAACAGAGATAATAATGGCAACAACGGTAATAATGGCAACAACGGTAATAATGGCAACAACGGTAATAATGGCAACAACGGTAATAACGGCAACAATGGCAACAACGGTAATAACGGCAAGAACGGTAATAATGGCAACAACGGTAATAACGGCAACAATGGCAACAACGGTAATAATGGCAACAGAGATAATAATGGCAACAACGGTAATAATGGCAACAACGGTAATAATGGCAACAACGGTAATAACggcaataatggtaataacgGCAACAATGGCAACAACGGTAATAACGGCAACAACGGTAATAATGGCAACAGAGATAATAATGGCAACAACGGTAATAACggcaataatggtaataatggcaacaatggcaacaacggcaacaacggTAATAACGGCAACAATGGTAACAACGGTAATAACGGCAACAACGGTAATAATGGCAACAGAGATAATAATGGCAACAACGGTAATAACggcaataatggtaataacgGCAACAATGGCAACAACGGCAACAATGGCAACAACGGTAATAACGGCAACAATGGCAACAACGGTAATAATGGTAACAGAGATAATAATGGCAACAACGGTAATAACggcaataatggtaataacggcaataatggtaataacggcaacaatagcaacaacggTAATAACGGCAACAACGGTAATAATGGCAACAGAGATAATAATGGCAACAACGGTAATAACGGCAACAACGGTAATAATGGCAACAACGGTAATAACggcaataatggtaataacgGCAACAACGGTATTAATGgcaacaatggtaataatggcAACAATGGTAATAACGGCAACAATGGCAACAACggtaataatggcaataatggtaataacgGCAACAATGGTAACAACGGTAATAACGGTAACAACGGTAATAACGGgaacaatggtaataatggcAACAGAGATAATAATGGCAACAACggtaataatggcaataatggtaataatggcaataacggtaataatggcaacaatggtaataatggcaacaatggtaataatggtaacagagataataatggcaacaacggtaataacggcaataatggtaataacggcaacaacggtaataacggcaacaacggcaacaacggtaataacggcaacaatggtaataatggcAACAGAGATAATAATGGCAACAACGGTAATAACggcaataatggtaataacggcaacaacggtaataacggcaacaacggcaacaacggtaataacggcaacaacggtaataacggcaacaacggcaacaacggTAATAATGGCAACAATGGTAATAGTGGTAACAGAGATAATAATGGCAACAACGGCAATAACGGGAACAACGGTAATAACGGCAATAACGGTAATAACGGCAACAATGGCAACAACGGTAATAACGgcaacaatggtaataatggcAACAGAGACAATAATGGCAACAACGGTAATAACGGCAACAACGGTAATAATGGCAACAACGGTAATAACGGCAATAACGGTAATAACGGCAACAACGGTAATAATGgcaacaatggtaataatggcAACAGAGATAATAATGGCAACAACGGTAATAATGGCAACAACGGTAATAACGGCAATAACGGTAATAACGGCAACAATGGCAACAACGGTAATAACGGCAACAAcggtaataatggtaataacggTAATAACGGGAAATGA